In Spinacia oleracea cultivar Varoflay chromosome 5, BTI_SOV_V1, whole genome shotgun sequence, a single window of DNA contains:
- the LOC130462101 gene encoding uncharacterized protein: MTRVDPVNQLFRGTNGVDVPMNKNQVRWILGLPNGEKVIPTNEGDADEQMKTAAQNVLRLYGRTWQSVNPRKRSDMIYTYAIPVNPKFLERLEGDWGENDEQEFKTMFLIATLGMVLCPTQCIRLSTGTIYACTLGMHSRQYDWCKLVYDFFIERAKVFCRDFYTYGWTKGVGACTMFLVILYLDRLDRIPVQWGVFPRLKAWDMKEILEAKRAD; encoded by the exons ATGACACGTGTGGACCCTGTAAATCAACTTTTTAGAGGGACGAATGGAGTAGATGTCCCAATGAACAAAAACCAGGTTAGGTGGATACTTGGTCTTCCAAATGGGGAGAAGGTAATCCCCACGAATGAAGGTGATGCTGATGAACAAATGAAAACCGCGGCCCAAAATGTACTGAGGTTATATGGGCGAACATGGCAGAGTGTAAACCCTAGGAAGCGGTCTGATATGATTTATACATATGCAATTCCGGTAAATCCAAAATTTCTTGAAAGATTGGAGGGTGATTGGGGGGAAAATGACGAGCAGGAGTTTAAGACGATGTTCTTGATAGCTACACTTGGGATGGTCCTATGTCCGACACAATGTATAAGATTAAGTACTGGTACGATATACGCGTGCACACTTGGAATGCATTCAAGGCAATATGATTGGTGCAAGCTAGTGTATGATTTCTTCATTGAAAGGGCCAAAGTGTTCTGTAGGGACTTCTACACATACGGGTGGACTAAAGGAGTAGGTGCTTGCACCATGTTTTTAGTG ATTTTGTATCTGGATCGACTCGATAGAATTCCCGTTCAGTGGGGCGTTTTCCCTAGGCTGAAGGCATGGGACATGAAGGAGATTCTTGAAGCTAAGAGAGCTGATTGA
- the LOC130459102 gene encoding proline-rich receptor-like protein kinase PERK10 has product MDTMNEEARITPPPPRPESLSERCQQVTSSPPPQHKVTPPLPSPKVPPPQPKVTSPLRPPSLPKVTSPLPPPSPPKVTSPLPPPSPPKVISPLPPPSPPKVTSPLPPTSLPKVTSPLPPPSPPKVTFPLPPPSPPKVTTPLPPPSPPKVTSPLPPTSPPKVTSPLPPPSPPKVTAPLPPPSPPKVTSPLPHPSPPKVTSPLPHPSPPQFTLPRSPQLCVDPIGGANMEAVVSELMASPLPGSLDRERGKDIVCGLSVVSPGDDIECDNKMDGLLASSALLFQRSRPRRGRKKRVALADRGRGWFTSEIKKFSYNLVEFVNHNGGLLSGRGNLKGLSLNVMIKCGDGSNCNMHQCKAVAQLNGCVHKQYVDTVAKLYNSMWAGKYLGRSMRYMLTSVFSEKVMKFAADCRDGVHNSAVDRSRLANWMSKEREKMKVASHLGEEDQHTETGTVFSRISELIGVDKLLFGGEDGDGWGELLSWERRRMDIDIQKDTHSCGVRMLLAIKDFAKGYESLRITDLEEARRLLLTQDILSPFNLERDRIKELVNGANRKKL; this is encoded by the exons ATGGATACTATGAATGAGGAGGCAAGGATAACACCTCCCCCACCCCGACCCGAATCTCTAAGTGAACGATGCCAACAGGTTACATCCTCCCCACCCCCACAACACAAGGTTACACCTCCCCTCCCTTCACCAAAGGTTCCCCCACCTCAACCAAAGGTTACTTCTCCACTTCGTCCCCCATCCTTACCCAAAGTAACTTCTCCACTACCTCCCCCATCCCCACCAAAGGTAACTTCTCCCCTTCCTCCCCCATCCCCACCAAAGGTAATTTCTCCCCTTCCTCCCCCATCCCCACCAAAGGTAACTTCTCCCCTTCCTCCCACATCCCTACCAAAGGTTACTTCTCCCCTTCCTCCCCCGTCCCCACCAAAGGTAACTTTTCCCCTTCCTCCCCCGTCCCCACCAAAGGTAACAACTCCCCTTCCTCCCCCATCCCCACCAAAGGTTACTTCTCCCCTTCCTCCCACATCCCCACCAAAGGTTACTTCTCCCCTTCCTCCCCCGTCCCCACCAAAGGTAACAGCTCCCCTTCCTCCCCCATCCCCACCAAAGGTTACTTCTCCACTCCCTCACCCATCCCCACCAAAAGTAACTTCTCCACTCCCTCACCCATCCCCACCACAGTTTACACTTCCTCGAAGTCCCCAACTTTGTGTTGATCCTATTGGAGGTGCAAACATGGAAGCGGTGGTTAGTGAATTAATGGCATCACCACTACCCGGGAGTTTGGATAGGGAGAGAGGCAAAGATATTGTTTGCGGTTTGTCAGTCGTTTCCCCAGGAGATGATATTGAGTGTGACAACAAGATGGATGGGCTCCTTGCTTCAAGCGCCCTACTTTTTCAGAGGTCTCGTCCGCGTCGTGGGAGGAAAAAGAGGGTTGCCCTAGCTGATAGAGGTCGTGGGTGGTTTACAagtgaaataaaaaaattcagctATAACCTTGTTGAGTTTGTCAACCACAATGGTGGTTTACTTTCGGGTCGCGGTAATTTGAAAGGATTGAG CCTGAATGTGATGATTAAATGTGGAGATGGGAGCAATTGTAACATGCACCAGTGCAAAGCAGTGGCACAGCTGAATGGTTGTGTTCATAAGCAG TATGTGGACACGGTTGCAAAACTCTACAATTCCATGTGGGCTGGCAAATATTTAGGGAGGAGTATGCGGTACATGTTGACCTCCGTGTTTTcg GAAAAGGTAATGAAATTTGCTGCAGACTGCCGTGATGGTGTGCATAATTCCGCGGTAGATCGGAGTAGATTAGCAAATTGGATGTCAAAGGAGAGGGAAAAAATGAAGGTAGCATCCCATTTAGGAGAAGAAGATCAGCACACCGAAACCGGTACAGTTTTTTCCAGAATATCGGAG CTTATTGGGGTTGACAAGCTCCTTTTCGGTGGTGAAGATGGAGATGGTTGGGGCGAGCTGCTTTCGTGGGAAAGGCGTCGAATGGATATAGACATCCAGAAAGACAC CCATAGTTGTGGTGTCCGGATGCTGCTAGCTATTAAGGACTTCGCTAAAGGATACGAGTCGCTCCGCATAACAGACTTGGAAGAAGCGCGACGGTTGTTGTTGACCCAGGATATTCTTTCCCCGTTCAATCTGGAGCGGGATCGTATAAAAGAGCTGGTGAACGGTGCCAACAGGAAAAAACTTTAA